In Balaenoptera acutorostrata chromosome 19, mBalAcu1.1, whole genome shotgun sequence, the following proteins share a genomic window:
- the TSKS gene encoding testis-specific serine kinase substrate: protein MASVVVKTIWQSKEIHEAGDPPAGVESRSQLVPEAPGGVTSPVKGIAKKKKAVSFHGVEPRMSHEPMHWCLNLKRSSACTNVSLLNLAAMEPTDSSGTDSTVEDSGLLALPVPIPPWAPDDPDITEILSWVNNGLVHAKDSITSLKEKTTRVNQHVQTLQSECSVLSENLERRRQEAEELEGYCSQLKENCWKVTRSVEDAEIKTNVLKQNSALLEEKLRYLQMQDETPRRQEAELQELEQKLEAGLSRHGLGLATQPPGCSSPPGSPDEPPRRRGVAPGGWGMGPRAGEGPVVSEQELQKVSASLDELRREVSSLTARWHQEEGAVQEALRLLGGLGGRLDGFLGQWERAQREQAQAARGLQELRGRTDELYTMVERSAVSVASLRSELEALGPVKPILEELGRQFQSSRRGSDLSMNLDRAPQGSCARCASQGQQLSTESLQQLLERALTPLVDEVKQRGLAPACPSCQRLHKKILPGPASPAAPTLLSPGAGAPGLGQTCQGRGPELHPSAGPRRSLAGQEPAADGQDEAGGEGGRSGLSTLEDVLPPRSTQQPTT, encoded by the exons ATGGCGAGCGTGGTGGTGAAGACGATCTGGCAGTCCAAAGAGATCCATGAGGCCGGGGACCCCCCCGCGGGGGTCGAGAGTCGCTCCCAGCTGGTTCCCGAGGCTCCTGGGGGTGTGACCAGCCCAGTCAAAGGGATCGCGAAGAAAAAGAAGGCCGTGTCCTTCCACGG GGTGGAGCCTCGGATGTCCCATGAGCCAATGCACTGGTGCCTGAACCTCAAACGGTCCTCAGCCTGCACCAACGTGTCCCTGCTCAACCTGGCCGCCATGGAGCCCACTGACTCCTCGGGGACAGACTCAACCGTGGAAGACAGCGGCCTGCTGGCATTGCCCGTGCCCATCCCACCCTGGGCTCCAGATGACCCAGACATCACGGAAATACTG AGTTGGGTTAACAATGGATTGGTCCACGCCAAAGATTCCATCACCAGCTTGAAGGAAAAGACCACCCGGGTTAACCAGCACGTGCAGACGCTGCAG AGTGAGTGTTCTGTGCTGAGTGAGAATCTAGAGAGAAGGCGGCAAGAGGCGGAAGAACTGGAAGGGTACTGTAGTCAACTCAAG gagaactgctggAAGGTGACCCGGTCGGTGGAAGATGCTGAAATAAAAACCAACGTCCTGAAGCAGAACTCTGCCCTGCTGGAG gAGAAGCTGCGCTACCTCCAGATGCAGGATGAGACGCCCAGGAGGCAGGAggctgagctgcaggagctggagCAGAAGCTGGAGGCTGGCCTCTCCCGCCACGGCCTGGGCCTCGCCACCCAGCCCCCAGGCTGCTCCAGCCCGCCGGGGAGCCCCGACGAACCCCCGCGACGGCGAGGCGTGGCCCCAGGCGGCTGGGGAATGGGGCCCCGGGCAGGGGAGGGCCCCGTCGTGAGCGAGCAGGAGTTGCAGAAGGTCTCTGCCTCCCTTGATGAGCTGAG GAGGGAGGTGTCCTCACTGACCGCCCGGTGGCATCAGGAGGAGGGGGCCGTGCAGGAGGCCCTACGGCTGCTCGGGGGCCTGGGCGGCAGGCTCGACGGCTTCCTGGGCCAGTGGGAGCGGGCGCAGCGCGAGCAGGCTCAGGCCGCGCGGGGCCTGCAAGAGCTGCGGGGCCGGACGGACGAGCTGTACACCAT GGTGGAGCGGTCAGCAGTGTCTGTGGCTTCACTGAGGAGCGAACTGGAGGCGCTGGGCCCAGTGAAACCGATTCTGGAGGAGCTTGGGCGGCAATTTCAGAGCTCTCGTAGAGGGTCTGACCTCTCTATGAACCTGGATCGGGCTCCCCAAGGCTCCTGTGCCCGCTGTGCCAG ccagggACAGCAGTTGTCCACGGAGTCCTTGCAGCAGCTGCTGGAGCGAGCGCTGACCCCGCTAGTGGACGAGGTGAAGCAGAGGGGCCTGGCTCCTGCCTGCCCCAGCTGCCAGAGGCTGCACAAGAAGATTCTG CCCGGTCCAGCAAGCCCAGCAGCACCTACACTCCTCTCCCCAGGAGCTGGAGCGCCAGGCCTTGGCCAAACATGTCAGGGCAGAGGCCCTGAGCTCCACCCTTCGGCTGGCCCAAGACGAAGCCTTGCGGGCCAAGAACCTGCTGCTGACGGACAAGATGAAGCCGGA ggagaaggtggccgcTCTGGACTATCTACACTTGAAGATGTGCTCCCTCCACGATCAACTCAGCAACCTACCACTTGA